One stretch of Chroococcidiopsis sp. SAG 2025 DNA includes these proteins:
- a CDS encoding filamentous hemagglutinin N-terminal domain-containing protein has product MWKTKTNLYVIGLLSIYGLFFDSCIVVAQVKPDTTLPSNSTVNQSGTTEIITGGTQAGTNLFHSFEQFSIPVGDTAYFNNALDIQNIFSRVTGSSISNIDGLIRANGIANLFLLNPNGIIFGPNARLDIGGSFLGSTASSINFADGVRFSATSPEAPPLLTVEVPVGLGFGSNPGEIRLEGVGHALQFVSPERFAGSPIAEPAGAISGLRVAPNQTLALIGGNITFDGGIVKAPAGHIEVGSVFNGTVGISSGSNSFSFDYRNISRFGDVKLFDESLLEVSGSPSGSISISANNFSLRNRSTIFASNFGSSSGRQIQIDATNSVEMIGLENSSNFQYGIEAPGGIFSQNLAEGNGSSIAIVSPNIIIKDFSNISSNNYGTGRGGDVAVNTQNINISGLPPIPNFFLPSSITSTTNSLGQAGNVTVVGSNLLLEKGGLILSQSNSLGKSGDVKVDFLESVKIDGYSNATLVFNTSNSYVPSTIGTTTSSFGDASIVSVTAPNLTISNGGRINSTTAASGNAGEINVVAKLIKLEGRIEEAQDFSSFFSSQITSSAERTNSFLNSFFDILPALTGRAGEINIVSQNILVQDSAFISAINQGSGDGGKIQIDADSIRISEQGNIATIANSGEGGDISLNSQNLQLRNGSSISATAGLAGGGGNGGNIIIDTDTLAAVNRSSITANAFTGRGGNIQITTQGIFQSPDSIFDASSQFGVDGTVEVRSLGLEPDEALVPYNRVFIPMDEVMKNSCFAPRRKKQVRLVITGNGGLPAAPGDSVMPMPLFSAEGLDEELETQSPPPSSPAPDDSGWQEGDPVVEATGIIKTKDGRTLLGMVGSNLPDAEEAICRQD; this is encoded by the coding sequence CAACAACGCTTTAGATATTCAAAATATTTTCAGTCGAGTCACGGGTAGCTCTATTTCCAATATTGATGGTTTAATTCGTGCTAACGGCATCGCCAATCTATTCTTACTCAATCCCAACGGAATTATATTTGGTCCCAATGCGCGTTTGGATATCGGGGGTTCTTTTTTAGGTAGTACGGCTAGCAGCATTAATTTTGCTGATGGAGTAAGATTCAGCGCCACAAGTCCTGAAGCTCCACCTTTGTTGACGGTAGAAGTACCTGTCGGCTTAGGCTTCGGGAGCAATCCTGGTGAGATTCGCCTAGAAGGAGTTGGGCATGCACTACAGTTTGTTTCTCCAGAACGATTTGCTGGTAGTCCTATAGCAGAACCAGCAGGTGCTATTTCAGGATTGAGAGTTGCCCCTAACCAAACTTTAGCTTTAATTGGAGGGAATATTACATTCGATGGAGGTATTGTTAAAGCTCCTGCTGGACATATTGAGGTTGGAAGTGTTTTCAATGGAACGGTAGGTATTAGTTCAGGTAGCAATTCCTTCAGTTTTGATTATCGCAATATATCTCGGTTCGGAGATGTAAAACTATTTGATGAATCTTTACTAGAGGTCAGTGGTTCTCCTAGTGGTTCTATTAGCATATCTGCAAATAACTTTAGTTTAAGAAATCGCTCTACTATATTTGCTTCCAACTTTGGTAGTTCTAGCGGCAGACAAATTCAGATTGATGCCACTAACTCTGTAGAAATGATAGGACTAGAGAACTCCAGTAATTTTCAGTATGGAATAGAAGCACCTGGAGGTATCTTTTCTCAAAATTTAGCTGAGGGAAATGGGTCGAGTATTGCGATCGTATCTCCAAACATAATTATAAAAGATTTTAGTAATATCAGTAGCAACAACTATGGTACGGGACGGGGCGGTGACGTAGCTGTAAATACTCAAAATATCAATATATCAGGTCTGCCTCCAATCCCCAACTTTTTCTTGCCTAGTTCGATTACTAGCACTACTAATAGCTTAGGTCAAGCAGGAAACGTCACGGTAGTAGGAAGCAATCTTCTACTGGAGAAAGGCGGTTTGATCCTATCACAAAGCAATAGTTTGGGTAAGAGTGGAGATGTTAAAGTTGATTTTTTAGAAAGCGTAAAAATCGATGGTTATTCTAACGCAACTTTGGTTTTTAATACTTCTAACAGTTACGTACCAAGTACAATAGGAACAACAACAAGCTCTTTTGGAGATGCTAGTATTGTTTCAGTTACTGCTCCTAACTTAACTATTTCTAACGGGGGTAGAATTAATTCTACAACTGCGGCTTCTGGTAATGCGGGAGAAATTAACGTTGTAGCCAAGTTAATAAAGCTTGAGGGTAGAATTGAAGAAGCACAAGATTTTAGTTCGTTCTTCTCCAGTCAAATTACGTCTTCAGCAGAGCGAACGAATTCATTTCTTAATTCGTTTTTTGATATTCTACCTGCTCTAACAGGAAGAGCAGGAGAGATTAATATTGTCTCCCAAAATATTTTAGTTCAAGACAGTGCTTTCATCAGTGCTATCAATCAAGGTTCTGGAGATGGTGGTAAAATTCAAATCGATGCAGATTCAATTAGAATTTCCGAACAAGGAAATATTGCGACAATTGCTAATTCAGGAGAAGGAGGTGATATCTCCTTAAACTCGCAAAACCTCCAACTGAGAAACGGCAGCAGTATTTCTGCCACTGCTGGACTAGCAGGAGGTGGCGGCAATGGCGGTAACATCATCATCGACACCGATACCCTAGCTGCCGTGAATCGCAGTAGCATCACCGCCAATGCCTTCACGGGACGCGGCGGGAATATCCAGATTACAACTCAAGGAATATTTCAGTCCCCCGATAGTATCTTCGATGCCAGTTCCCAGTTTGGCGTGGACGGGACGGTGGAAGTGCGCTCGCTAGGATTAGAACCGGACGAAGCACTCGTCCCGTATAACAGAGTTTTCATCCCGATGGATGAGGTGATGAAAAATAGCTGCTTCGCGCCACGCAGAAAGAAGCAGGTGCGGCTCGTCATCACGGGCAACGGTGGCTTACCCGCAGCACCCGGGGACTCGGTGATGCCGATGCCCTTGTTCTCCGCCGAGGGGTTGGACGAGGAGTTGGAGACGCAATCACCTCCCCCAAGCAGTCCAGCGCCCGATGATTCTGGCTGGCAGGAAGGAGATCCGGTAGTGGAAGCGACGGGGATTATCAAAACTAAGGATGGCAGAACGCTGCTGGGAATGGTGGGCAGTAACTTACCGGATGCAGAAGAGGCGATTTGTCGGCAAGATTAG
- a CDS encoding Crp/Fnr family transcriptional regulator, producing MHQLNQLVGCATPPLQQQFVRRAQLPEQGEVLWRIESGVVCSMTWTDEGELICLGYWGVGDVVGHGLSRVRPYELQCLTDVVISCCPYTQRAQLTDAIIHQQQQTEELLSIVHLNPLSCKLWQLLVWLSQKFGRDVENGRLLALPLTHQQLAQTLGTNRVTVTTILQRLEAEGKIQRQQRRLVVARH from the coding sequence ATGCACCAGCTAAATCAACTCGTTGGCTGCGCCACTCCACCGCTCCAACAGCAATTTGTCCGTCGCGCGCAACTTCCAGAACAGGGTGAAGTTTTATGGCGGATCGAATCAGGTGTCGTTTGTAGCATGACTTGGACAGATGAAGGCGAGTTAATTTGTTTGGGCTATTGGGGAGTGGGAGATGTCGTCGGTCATGGACTGTCACGAGTGCGACCATACGAACTCCAATGCCTCACCGATGTCGTCATCAGTTGCTGTCCCTACACTCAGCGAGCGCAACTCACCGATGCCATCATTCACCAGCAGCAGCAAACCGAAGAACTCCTGAGCATCGTTCATCTCAATCCCCTATCTTGTAAGTTGTGGCAGCTCTTGGTCTGGTTGAGTCAAAAATTCGGTCGTGACGTAGAAAACGGTCGCTTGCTCGCTCTGCCGCTGACCCATCAGCAGTTGGCTCAGACGCTGGGGACGAATCGGGTGACGGTGACCACCATCCTCCAGCGCTTAGAAGCAGAGGGAAAGATCCAGCGGCAGCAACGGCGACTTGTTGTGGCGCGGCACTAA
- a CDS encoding cell division protein SepF, whose translation MSTAASKKSGLASMVMYQHHLSHLEDESSEPNRRKSRTAALSAVRQQLMPSDRLSANETKGFQLEQQRLQVVVMQLQSFEQVTQAVQVLWQGQTLILDMTQMDVIQAQRAVDFVAGANYSIDGQQQHLAPGLFLFAPKGVCLAKAVVDSAEL comes from the coding sequence TTGTCAACTGCTGCGAGCAAGAAATCAGGACTGGCAAGCATGGTCATGTATCAGCACCATTTATCGCACTTAGAAGATGAATCGTCCGAACCCAATCGCAGAAAATCGAGAACTGCTGCTTTAAGTGCAGTGCGGCAGCAGCTCATGCCATCAGATCGCTTGAGTGCAAACGAAACGAAAGGCTTCCAACTAGAGCAGCAGCGACTGCAAGTCGTTGTCATGCAACTACAGTCTTTTGAACAAGTGACGCAAGCGGTTCAAGTTCTATGGCAGGGTCAAACGCTAATCTTAGACATGACCCAAATGGATGTAATCCAAGCACAACGAGCAGTAGACTTTGTGGCTGGGGCAAATTACTCAATAGATGGGCAGCAACAACACTTAGCACCAGGGCTGTTTCTGTTCGCACCCAAGGGCGTTTGCTTAGCAAAGGCTGTTGTTGACTCCGCTGAGTTGTAG
- a CDS encoding PadR family transcriptional regulator produces the protein MQLEDIYQFFTAPPPLQLCLEQAVCYILSVLLEGESYGTGLIQQLEGEYTNYRLSDTILHAALRFLESEGAICGSWHKVEGRGRPRRVYQINPAWHDEARKLAQLWRDFTTQQQQKRLSVAVRSPKRVARA, from the coding sequence ATGCAGCTCGAAGACATCTATCAGTTTTTTACCGCTCCCCCACCGCTCCAGCTTTGTCTGGAGCAAGCAGTTTGTTACATTCTATCGGTGTTGCTGGAGGGCGAATCTTACGGTACTGGACTCATTCAACAGCTCGAAGGGGAATATACCAACTATCGCCTCTCGGACACGATCCTACATGCAGCGTTGAGATTTCTGGAATCAGAGGGAGCAATCTGCGGCAGCTGGCACAAAGTCGAAGGGCGCGGTCGCCCGCGACGGGTGTATCAAATCAATCCCGCATGGCATGATGAAGCTAGAAAGTTAGCCCAACTGTGGCGTGACTTTACCACTCAGCAGCAGCAAAAAAGGCTGAGTGTTGCGGTTCGCTCGCCAAAGCGAGTGGCACGAGCGTAA
- a CDS encoding ParB/RepB/Spo0J family partition protein encodes MALPKIETRFNGAVQKTAQERKIAELQAEIERLRAAQSPNLEAHVQELRQQLIQSGENQVKLSSIDPNPHQPRQTITPSAIQAKARSLKKHGQIAPIILIPCEERYVLLDGQLRTEGAKLLGWETIRAVIIPMPEDLSYNSLLTFLHFEDLNPLDKAEAVVQQASKVTGLKLDEISTTLSTVLKRIERDGKTKELSNLMAETTEKQLLTLEGLGIRGKEQLLLLELLDLGLNPGSVKANLLPMLSLPLDLKAAIRHQGLKGAHALALSALSTKTLNLSDKQAASERIAATEQVIKQDLTVSETRKLVTQIKAKFSPSTESQSGSLLERMQIATRKIKKAKSWQDSQKLMQVESLLSELEKLIES; translated from the coding sequence ATGGCTTTGCCCAAAATTGAAACTCGGTTTAACGGAGCAGTTCAAAAAACTGCTCAGGAACGCAAAATTGCCGAACTACAGGCAGAAATTGAGCGACTGAGGGCAGCACAATCTCCAAATTTAGAAGCGCACGTACAAGAATTACGACAGCAGCTGATCCAATCAGGAGAAAACCAAGTCAAACTGTCATCGATCGATCCTAATCCTCATCAGCCTCGGCAAACAATTACGCCCTCAGCTATTCAAGCTAAAGCTCGCTCTTTAAAAAAGCACGGACAAATAGCGCCGATAATTCTGATTCCGTGTGAAGAGCGCTATGTTTTGCTAGACGGTCAACTTCGCACTGAAGGCGCAAAATTACTAGGCTGGGAAACAATTCGCGCTGTGATTATTCCCATGCCGGAAGACCTCAGCTACAATTCTCTATTGACTTTTCTCCATTTTGAAGACCTCAATCCACTCGATAAAGCAGAAGCAGTCGTGCAACAAGCCAGCAAAGTGACTGGATTGAAGCTCGATGAAATCTCAACCACTCTCAGCACAGTGCTAAAACGAATAGAGCGAGACGGAAAAACTAAAGAATTATCCAATTTGATGGCTGAAACAACTGAAAAGCAATTACTAACTCTAGAAGGATTGGGAATTCGAGGCAAAGAGCAACTTTTACTGTTAGAGTTGCTAGATTTAGGGCTGAATCCTGGCTCTGTTAAAGCCAACTTGCTTCCCATGCTATCGTTGCCGCTAGATTTAAAAGCAGCTATTCGCCACCAAGGTCTAAAAGGTGCTCACGCTCTAGCGCTCTCAGCTCTTTCAACTAAAACATTAAACCTATCCGACAAACAAGCTGCCTCCGAACGGATTGCCGCCACCGAACAAGTCATCAAGCAGGACTTGACAGTTTCAGAGACTCGCAAATTAGTAACCCAGATTAAAGCTAAATTTTCACCAAGTACTGAGTCGCAATCGGGATCGTTACTAGAAAGAATGCAAATAGCCACAAGAAAAATCAAAAAAGCCAAATCTTGGCAAGATTCTCAGAAGCTGATGCAGGTTGAGTCTTTACTTAGCGAATTGGAAAAGCTAATTGAAAGTTAA
- a CDS encoding ParA family protein, which yields MQTVVSILANAGGVGKTTLAVHIAYEMSRRNFSVALFDLDPQRSLDVFCGLSAAEPSNTTTHVFAKSFQGSYPLIACWSNPKIEVCQGHPTLTEVANDLVIRKRGEYVLADRLKLHRLKHDLVILDCPATLGMLNVNALAASTHVLVPVQLEMKSIAGAAELVEWCINTSEELQLEPRPPILGFVPSMYDERRAIHKTYLQQLPVIAEELQIKVYPKVRDSSEFKNASANGLPLQKYRPAHQAAKDFQEIADDLSTLIKQKNKK from the coding sequence ATGCAAACGGTTGTCTCGATTTTGGCAAATGCAGGCGGTGTAGGCAAAACGACGTTAGCAGTTCACATTGCCTATGAAATGAGTCGCCGTAACTTCTCTGTAGCACTTTTCGACTTAGACCCTCAAAGATCTCTCGACGTATTTTGCGGACTCTCTGCTGCCGAGCCATCAAACACTACAACTCATGTATTCGCTAAAAGTTTTCAGGGGAGTTATCCACTAATTGCTTGCTGGAGCAATCCCAAAATTGAAGTTTGTCAAGGACATCCTACTCTCACCGAAGTTGCTAACGATCTCGTCATTCGCAAGCGAGGAGAGTATGTTTTGGCAGATCGACTCAAGTTGCATCGACTAAAACATGATTTGGTAATCCTAGATTGTCCAGCTACTTTGGGGATGCTAAACGTAAATGCCCTTGCAGCTAGTACGCATGTCTTAGTCCCAGTTCAACTAGAAATGAAAAGTATCGCTGGCGCAGCTGAATTAGTCGAATGGTGTATCAACACGTCTGAAGAACTACAGTTAGAACCTCGTCCACCTATTCTGGGATTTGTTCCCAGCATGTACGACGAGAGACGAGCAATTCACAAAACTTATTTGCAGCAACTTCCAGTGATCGCTGAAGAACTTCAGATCAAGGTTTATCCTAAAGTTCGAGACTCTAGTGAATTTAAGAATGCTTCAGCCAACGGTTTACCCTTACAGAAATATCGTCCGGCACATCAAGCTGCGAAGGACTTCCAGGAAATTGCTGACGATCTATCCACTTTAATCAAACAAAAAAACAAAAAATAA
- a CDS encoding DUF3368 domain-containing protein, with translation MGILLRAKQKGELHSLSEAIDALVATAGFRIAPDLLAKVIAAENQS, from the coding sequence TTGGGGATTCTACTGCGGGCGAAACAAAAAGGCGAATTACACTCTCTGTCGGAAGCGATCGATGCTCTGGTAGCAACTGCAGGGTTTCGGATTGCACCAGACTTGCTGGCGAAAGTTATTGCCGCAGAAAACCAAAGCTAA
- a CDS encoding NADH:flavin oxidoreductase: protein MSTNTLFQPFSFKGLKLPNRIVMAPMTRGFSPNGYPTKDVANYYAKRAAAEVGPIISEGIGIARPASLNGANFSRFHGEQELACWKQVIDAVHAAGGLMIPQLWHVGAVSPPYGDDLPVDLFESPSGLNNPDRSFGKAMTDADIADTIAAFASAAADAKRLGFDAVELHGAHGYLIDQFFWKGTNRRTDRFGGVTIAERGRFAVEIIQAVRAAVGSDFAIVLRLSQWKQQDYTARLANTPAEMEEWLQPLVDAGADILHCSQRRFWEPEFDESDLNFAGWAKKLTGVPTITVGSVGLSSDFMGAFSGEVSQPALKLDTDR, encoded by the coding sequence ATGTCTACTAACACACTTTTCCAACCCTTTAGCTTTAAAGGATTGAAGCTGCCGAACCGAATTGTGATGGCTCCGATGACGCGAGGCTTTTCACCTAATGGCTATCCAACGAAAGACGTAGCAAATTACTATGCAAAACGTGCCGCTGCTGAAGTCGGGCCGATCATCTCTGAGGGAATAGGCATCGCACGACCTGCATCGCTGAACGGGGCTAACTTTTCCCGCTTCCACGGTGAGCAGGAGCTTGCTTGCTGGAAGCAAGTCATTGATGCAGTCCACGCTGCCGGAGGATTGATGATCCCGCAACTCTGGCATGTTGGCGCAGTGTCACCCCCCTACGGTGACGATCTGCCCGTTGACCTGTTTGAGAGTCCTTCGGGTCTAAATAACCCTGATCGGTCGTTTGGAAAAGCGATGACTGACGCAGACATCGCCGATACGATCGCTGCCTTTGCCAGTGCAGCGGCGGATGCAAAGCGGCTGGGTTTCGATGCTGTTGAACTCCACGGGGCACACGGGTATCTGATCGATCAGTTTTTCTGGAAGGGCACGAACCGTCGCACCGATCGGTTTGGGGGAGTGACGATCGCTGAGCGCGGGCGTTTCGCTGTCGAGATTATTCAAGCCGTCCGTGCAGCAGTCGGTTCTGACTTTGCGATCGTCCTTCGCCTGTCGCAATGGAAACAACAGGACTACACTGCCCGCCTTGCGAACACTCCAGCTGAGATGGAGGAGTGGTTACAACCGCTGGTGGATGCAGGTGCAGATATATTGCATTGCTCACAACGCCGTTTTTGGGAGCCGGAATTCGACGAATCTGATCTAAACTTTGCGGGCTGGGCAAAGAAGCTGACAGGGGTTCCCACCATTACCGTAGGGTCGGTCGGTCTCAGCAGCGATTTCATGGGAGCCTTTAGTGGCGAAGTATCGCAGCCTGCGTTGAAACTTGATACAGATAGATAG
- a CDS encoding alpha/beta hydrolase: MPYFTVGQENSATIDLYYEDLGTGQPIVLIHGFPLNGHSWEKQVLVLLNAGYRVITYDRRGFGNSSQPSSGYDYDTFAADLNTLMTQLDLQNTVLVGFSMGTGEVTRYLGKYGSERVQKAVLMAPVPPFLLKTNDNLEGVDQSVFDGIMKAIVEDRPAYFSEFFKAFFNVDVLLGKRISNEAIQASWNVAVGASAKGTLDCVPSWLTDFRDDLPRIDVPTLIVHGDADRILPLESTAARLPKLIKNSQLVVIPGGPHAINWTHAERVNPLLLDFLQLSSKIKGIHHHVSIV, translated from the coding sequence ATGCCTTACTTTACTGTCGGTCAAGAGAATTCTGCAACCATTGATCTCTACTACGAAGATCTGGGGACAGGTCAACCGATTGTTCTGATTCATGGATTTCCCCTCAACGGTCATTCCTGGGAAAAGCAGGTCTTAGTGCTGCTGAATGCAGGCTATCGAGTCATTACTTACGATCGCCGAGGATTTGGCAACTCCAGTCAACCCTCATCTGGCTATGACTACGATACCTTTGCCGCCGATTTGAATACACTCATGACCCAGCTTGACTTGCAAAATACCGTGTTGGTTGGCTTCTCAATGGGGACAGGTGAAGTGACGCGCTATCTGGGCAAGTATGGCTCAGAACGGGTGCAAAAAGCGGTGCTAATGGCTCCTGTCCCACCCTTTTTGTTAAAGACGAACGACAATCTAGAGGGCGTTGACCAAAGCGTTTTCGATGGCATTATGAAAGCGATTGTGGAAGATCGTCCCGCTTACTTTTCTGAATTTTTCAAAGCGTTCTTCAATGTGGATGTGTTGTTGGGTAAGCGGATTAGCAATGAAGCAATTCAGGCAAGTTGGAATGTGGCTGTAGGGGCTTCTGCGAAAGGAACTTTAGATTGTGTACCGTCCTGGCTCACCGATTTCCGTGATGATCTGCCCCGCATTGATGTCCCAACCCTGATCGTTCATGGCGATGCCGATCGCATTTTGCCACTTGAGTCCACCGCAGCAAGACTCCCGAAGCTGATTAAAAACAGTCAACTGGTTGTCATCCCTGGCGGACCGCACGCCATCAACTGGACTCATGCCGAGCGGGTTAATCCCTTGTTGTTGGACTTTCTTCAACTTAGTTCCAAGATCAAAGGAATTCATCACCATGTCTCCATAGTTTAG
- a CDS encoding VOC family protein, protein MTISTQTSSTLGSNPLSSMQIDHVCLNVPNYEETLQWYQEKLDATIEREWTFDVFPDLKLAYLQVYGFRIEIIGSTQSRSGMPETKDIGEGLRTSGIGHFCFRVDDVDAVLAELNRRGVPTFFELGSYPGPGARLCSVKDNNGNLIEFVTPLKDSAQ, encoded by the coding sequence ATGACAATTTCAACTCAAACATCTTCAACTCTAGGCTCAAATCCTTTGAGTTCGATGCAAATCGATCATGTTTGCTTGAATGTCCCGAACTATGAGGAAACGCTTCAGTGGTATCAAGAAAAGCTAGATGCGACGATCGAGCGAGAATGGACATTTGATGTCTTCCCCGACCTGAAACTGGCTTATCTGCAAGTCTATGGATTTCGGATCGAAATTATCGGCAGCACTCAGTCACGCTCTGGGATGCCCGAAACTAAAGACATTGGTGAAGGATTACGCACGAGTGGCATTGGACATTTTTGTTTCCGTGTTGATGACGTGGATGCGGTACTGGCTGAATTGAATCGACGTGGTGTGCCAACCTTTTTTGAATTGGGCAGTTACCCTGGTCCTGGAGCTCGGCTCTGTTCGGTGAAGGACAATAACGGCAATCTCATTGAATTTGTCACTCCTTTGAAAGATTCTGCACAGTAA
- a CDS encoding GMC family oxidoreductase yields the protein MTTTYHHSAAFDYIVIGAGSAGCVVANRLTEDPNTKVLLLEAGSPDTKPELQVPSVWPTTLLGSEVDWAYLTEGEPYLNNRKILSSRGKVLGGSSSINGMIYIRGNERDYNSWQALGNTGWSYQDVLPYFKKSENQQRGASLFHGVDGPLSITDPLSPAKVSQRFVEAAQAQGYEQNPDFNGVQQSGAGLYQVTVKDGKRQSTAVAFLRPIFDRPNLTIQTGALVTRLLFEGKRAVGVVYIQNGTEYQVRVNWEVILSAGAFDSPKLLMLSGIGPAEHLRAVGIPVVVDLPGVGQNLQDHPLAVIAYQSTQDVPLAPSSNGGEAGLFLHVNNNLDAAPNLQFTIVPILYVDPAYAREGPAFTLPFYITRPESRGSVTLRSSSPFEPPLIRVNYLQKESDMQLMVEGLKILRQIVYSDSFNEFRGEEIAPGSSVHSDKAIEDYIRQTCGTGWHPVGTCKMGIDQMAVVDPQLKVRGIEGLRVVDASIMPTMITGNTNAAAIMIGEKAADLIKVGTKLPQ from the coding sequence ATGACAACTACATACCATCACAGTGCTGCTTTTGATTATATTGTGATTGGCGCCGGTTCAGCAGGCTGCGTTGTTGCCAACCGTCTTACAGAAGACCCTAATACTAAAGTATTGCTGCTCGAAGCGGGTAGTCCTGATACCAAGCCAGAGCTTCAAGTTCCCTCAGTGTGGCCTACTACACTCTTAGGCTCGGAAGTGGACTGGGCATACTTAACTGAAGGGGAACCTTACTTAAATAACCGCAAAATTTTGTCTTCACGCGGTAAAGTCTTGGGCGGCAGCAGTTCGATTAATGGCATGATTTATATCCGAGGCAATGAACGTGACTACAATAGCTGGCAAGCGTTAGGTAATACTGGTTGGAGTTATCAGGATGTCTTGCCTTACTTCAAGAAATCGGAAAACCAGCAGCGGGGAGCATCGTTATTTCACGGGGTTGATGGACCACTTAGCATCACAGATCCACTCTCTCCTGCAAAAGTGTCGCAACGCTTTGTGGAAGCCGCTCAAGCACAGGGCTATGAGCAAAATCCCGACTTTAATGGCGTACAGCAGTCAGGTGCAGGACTTTACCAAGTGACCGTGAAAGATGGCAAGCGCCAAAGTACAGCAGTGGCATTTCTGCGTCCAATTTTCGATCGCCCCAACTTGACCATTCAAACAGGAGCATTGGTGACTCGTTTACTCTTTGAGGGAAAGCGTGCGGTAGGGGTAGTATATATTCAAAACGGAACGGAGTATCAAGTTAGGGTCAACTGGGAAGTGATTTTGAGTGCTGGCGCCTTCGATTCTCCTAAACTGCTCATGCTTTCTGGAATTGGACCCGCTGAACATCTGCGGGCAGTAGGCATTCCTGTAGTTGTTGATTTGCCGGGTGTCGGGCAGAATCTTCAAGATCACCCACTTGCTGTTATTGCCTACCAGTCTACTCAGGACGTGCCCCTGGCGCCAAGTAGTAATGGGGGAGAGGCTGGGTTGTTTCTGCATGTCAACAATAATTTAGATGCTGCGCCTAATTTGCAATTTACAATTGTTCCGATTTTATATGTCGATCCTGCCTATGCACGTGAAGGTCCGGCATTCACCCTTCCCTTTTACATCACCCGTCCCGAAAGTCGTGGTAGTGTAACGCTACGCTCCTCCTCCCCCTTTGAGCCACCGTTGATTCGGGTCAACTATCTTCAGAAAGAATCTGACATGCAATTGATGGTTGAAGGACTTAAAATTTTGCGTCAAATTGTGTACTCCGATTCGTTTAATGAGTTTCGAGGCGAGGAAATTGCTCCAGGGAGTTCCGTGCATAGCGACAAAGCAATCGAAGACTATATTCGGCAAACGTGCGGTACGGGATGGCATCCTGTTGGGACGTGCAAAATGGGTATCGATCAAATGGCGGTTGTCGATCCTCAACTCAAGGTACGGGGGATTGAAGGGTTACGAGTTGTTGATGCATCGATTATGCCAACGATGATTACAGGAAATACAAATGCAGCGGCAATTATGATTGGAGAAAAGGCTGCCGATTTGATAAAAGTTGGAACAAAATTGCCTCAATGA
- a CDS encoding alpha/beta hydrolase, with protein sequence MSTFVLVHGAWHEGSAWNEVIEQLEAKGHQAFAPTIAGHGKGVNKNVNHAQCTQSIVDYIVDKDLTDIVLLGHSFAGTIIPKVAEAISDRIRRLIFLDAFVLNDGESLRDSLPPHYQALFDSLARESDDHTLVMPFEMWREVLLNDADLELARSSYAQLSPQAYQPWIDKLDLKQFYSLPIPKSYLYCTEDNVLPQGEQWGWHPRMSSRLGLFRLVQMPGSHEVMFSNPIGLAEKIIVAGRD encoded by the coding sequence ATGTCAACTTTTGTCTTGGTTCACGGCGCATGGCACGAGGGTTCTGCTTGGAACGAAGTGATCGAACAGCTAGAAGCGAAAGGGCATCAAGCGTTTGCTCCCACGATCGCAGGTCATGGCAAAGGCGTGAATAAGAACGTTAACCATGCTCAATGCACACAATCGATCGTCGATTACATTGTGGACAAGGACTTAACCGATATTGTTCTCTTAGGTCATAGTTTTGCCGGAACAATCATTCCGAAAGTTGCCGAAGCAATTAGCGATCGCATTCGACGACTCATCTTCTTAGATGCTTTTGTCCTCAACGATGGTGAAAGCCTCAGAGATAGCCTTCCGCCGCACTATCAAGCGTTATTTGACTCTCTAGCTAGAGAATCGGACGATCATACGCTGGTGATGCCGTTTGAGATGTGGCGAGAAGTACTTCTCAATGATGCTGACCTCGAACTGGCTCGATCCAGTTACGCACAACTATCACCCCAAGCGTATCAACCGTGGATTGACAAGTTGGACTTGAAGCAGTTTTACTCGCTGCCTATTCCTAAAAGTTACCTCTACTGTACAGAAGATAATGTCCTCCCTCAAGGCGAACAGTGGGGTTGGCATCCGAGAATGTCCAGTCGCTTGGGGCTATTTCGGCTTGTACAAATGCCCGGTAGTCACGAAGTAATGTTTTCTAACCCGATCGGTTTAGCAGAAAAGATTATTGTGGCAGGGCGCGACTAG